Proteins found in one Vagococcus carniphilus genomic segment:
- a CDS encoding thioesterase family protein, giving the protein MTLDIGLSFEKEITVNETNIASRFEEGLPDVFSTPDMIQEMESASYRLLKETLPENQTSVGTHVNVSHDKSLRVGQVVHVKAVVIDIDRKKVTFSVTATSDEDIVGRGTHSRFIIDKE; this is encoded by the coding sequence GACACTTGATATTGGCTTGTCTTTTGAAAAAGAAATTACAGTTAATGAAACAAATATAGCCTCTAGATTTGAAGAAGGTTTACCTGATGTCTTTTCAACACCAGATATGATCCAGGAAATGGAGTCAGCTAGTTATCGTTTGTTAAAAGAAACATTACCTGAAAATCAAACATCTGTTGGAACTCATGTCAATGTCTCTCATGATAAATCATTACGAGTAGGACAAGTTGTCCATGTAAAAGCAGTTGTTATTGATATTGATCGAAAAAAAGTAACATTTTCTGTTACAGCAACCTCAGATGAAGATATTGTGGGTCGAGGTACCCACTCACGATTTATTATTGATAAAGAATAA
- a CDS encoding oleate hydratase: MELKTFDPRLTLTNGSYHSLVQARKPEGIENKKAYLIGTGIASLAAGCFLIRDAHMDGSKIVFLEQLDKAGGSLDGNVRQNAGYVARGGREMGHHFEVLWSLFSSLPATEDPSMSVLDYFYYTNYDDPNYSNCRVTENRGERYDDGKFNLGQDLAKELAEFVMMRDELLENKTIEDIFSKELLESDFWLYWRTMFAFENWHSALEMKLYMNRFIHHVDGLPDLSALQFSKHDQYTSFVLPMVKYLEEHGAKFEYGVTVDNVIFDINDQHKVAKKIVASDANGKDASINLTEDDLVFITNGSITEASGYGDDQTPAPFNRELTGCWNLWQNIAEQSPEFGKPEKFNFDLEKSNWESCTVTCHNDRVPKYIEKITKRSPYGGKTVTGGIVTAKDSSWLLSWTINRQEQYVEQPKEDVIVWVYGLFSDVEGDYIKKTMRDCTGKEITKEWLYHMGVPVGEIDELAETCTAVPVMMPYITAQFMPREQGDRPFVVPSKAVNFAFLGQFAETLDNPGRDTVFTIEYSGRTAMEAVYVLTGVEKGVPEVFNSRYDVRYLLYAGLSLLDGETPDIKLPHLVKHELTKKIKGTDIEALLEEYHII; the protein is encoded by the coding sequence ATGGAACTTAAAACATTTGATCCTAGATTAACATTAACAAACGGAAGCTATCATTCATTGGTTCAAGCCAGAAAACCTGAAGGCATTGAAAATAAGAAAGCTTATTTGATTGGTACTGGTATTGCTTCATTAGCAGCAGGTTGTTTTCTAATTAGAGATGCCCATATGGATGGTAGTAAGATTGTCTTTTTAGAACAATTAGATAAAGCAGGCGGTTCTTTAGATGGAAACGTTAGACAAAATGCTGGTTACGTTGCTCGTGGTGGACGAGAAATGGGACATCATTTTGAAGTACTTTGGAGTTTATTTAGTTCTTTACCGGCAACAGAAGATCCAAGTATGAGTGTTTTAGATTACTTTTATTATACTAATTATGATGATCCTAACTACAGTAATTGCCGTGTGACTGAAAATCGTGGTGAAAGATACGATGATGGCAAGTTTAACCTTGGACAAGACTTGGCTAAAGAGTTAGCTGAATTTGTGATGATGAGAGATGAATTATTAGAAAATAAAACAATAGAAGATATTTTTTCAAAAGAATTATTAGAGAGTGATTTTTGGTTATATTGGAGAACAATGTTTGCCTTTGAAAATTGGCATAGTGCTCTAGAAATGAAACTCTATATGAATCGTTTTATTCATCATGTGGACGGTTTACCAGATTTATCTGCTTTACAGTTTTCAAAACATGATCAATACACATCATTTGTTCTTCCAATGGTGAAATATTTAGAAGAACATGGTGCAAAATTTGAATATGGTGTAACTGTTGATAATGTTATTTTTGATATTAATGATCAACATAAAGTAGCTAAAAAAATAGTAGCAAGTGATGCTAATGGAAAAGATGCTTCTATTAATTTAACAGAAGATGACTTGGTTTTCATTACTAATGGATCTATTACAGAAGCTTCTGGTTATGGGGATGATCAAACACCTGCTCCATTTAATCGTGAATTAACAGGTTGTTGGAATTTATGGCAAAATATCGCTGAGCAATCACCAGAATTTGGTAAACCAGAAAAATTCAACTTTGATTTGGAAAAATCCAATTGGGAATCTTGTACAGTTACGTGTCATAATGACAGGGTACCAAAATACATTGAAAAAATTACTAAACGTTCCCCTTATGGAGGTAAAACAGTCACAGGAGGTATTGTTACAGCGAAAGACTCATCTTGGCTACTTAGCTGGACTATTAATCGTCAAGAACAATATGTTGAACAACCAAAAGAAGATGTTATTGTATGGGTATATGGGTTATTCTCAGATGTTGAAGGAGACTATATCAAAAAAACAATGAGAGATTGTACAGGTAAGGAAATTACTAAAGAATGGTTGTATCATATGGGAGTACCAGTCGGTGAAATTGATGAACTTGCCGAAACTTGTACAGCAGTTCCAGTTATGATGCCTTATATTACTGCACAATTTATGCCAAGAGAACAAGGAGACCGTCCGTTTGTCGTTCCAAGTAAAGCAGTCAATTTTGCCTTTTTAGGTCAGTTTGCTGAAACGTTGGATAATCCAGGAAGAGATACAGTATTCACGATTGAATATTCAGGTAGAACAGCAATGGAAGCAGTTTATGTCTTAACTGGAGTAGAAAAAGGAGTGCCAGAAGTCTTTAATTCAAGATATGATGTTCGTTATTTACTTTATGCGGGACTAAGCTTACTTGATGGAGAAACACCAGATATCAAATTACCACATCTTGTAAAACATGAATTAACTAAAAAAATAAAAGGAACTGATATTGAGGCTCTTTTAGAAGAATATCATATTATTTAA